One part of the Candidatus Binatia bacterium genome encodes these proteins:
- a CDS encoding ferredoxin encodes MKILVDYDRCEGNAVCVTVCPEVFEVGEDDRAHLRVQDPGENLRAKIEAAVRRCPRQALSLE; translated from the coding sequence ATGAAGATTCTCGTGGATTACGATCGGTGCGAAGGTAACGCGGTGTGCGTGACGGTCTGCCCCGAGGTGTTCGAAGTGGGCGAGGATGACCGCGCCCATCTGCGCGTGCAAGATCCGGGCGAAAACCTGCGTGCGAAGATCGAAGCGGCGGTGCGCCGCTGCCCGCGCCAGGCGCTCTCACTCGAATAG